The proteins below come from a single uncultured Dethiosulfovibrio sp. genomic window:
- a CDS encoding tyrosine-type recombinase/integrase — protein MKYTSPFRGRRQINRIKRAILDRPGRASREAALRDHALFVFGINSALRIGDLLYLSVGDVLAGKGCRIRIENEIRVQEGKTGNVRTFPLVEKIQEALKDYLRFRKDKRGLKPWEPLWASVRGRDRARAISRMQVYRMLNDAVEVANRAAPSAERINLRTTSIGCHSMRKTLGYMLYYEGDSVPLADIQTMYGHSSERITLRYLGITKEITDAHYRALNL, from the coding sequence TTGAAGTACACCAGTCCTTTCAGGGGCAGACGGCAGATCAACCGGATAAAGCGGGCCATTCTGGATCGTCCAGGAAGGGCGAGCAGGGAGGCGGCTTTGAGGGATCACGCTCTGTTTGTCTTTGGTATCAACTCGGCTCTTAGGATCGGGGATCTGCTGTACCTGTCCGTCGGGGATGTTCTGGCCGGTAAGGGCTGTCGTATCAGGATCGAGAACGAGATAAGGGTTCAGGAGGGGAAGACCGGCAACGTCCGAACCTTCCCTCTGGTCGAGAAGATCCAGGAGGCCCTCAAGGATTATCTGAGGTTTCGGAAGGACAAGAGGGGCTTGAAGCCCTGGGAGCCTCTTTGGGCCTCGGTCCGTGGCAGGGATAGGGCTCGGGCCATATCGAGGATGCAGGTCTATCGGATGCTGAACGATGCCGTCGAGGTGGCCAACAGGGCGGCCCCTTCGGCGGAGAGGATCAACCTTCGGACCACCTCTATCGGCTGCCACTCCATGCGAAAGACCTTGGGCTATATGCTCTACTACGAGGGCGATTCTGTTCCTCTGGCGGATATCCAGACCATGTACGGCCATTCGTCGGAGAGGATCACCCTTCGGTATCTGGGGATCACCAAGGAGATCACCGACGCCCATTACAGGGCTTTGAACCTCTGA
- a CDS encoding helix-turn-helix domain-containing protein, translating to MERNMVIDNRKFWFARVDISVLMDEGIDAYAKATYAVLCAYAGSDRECFPSAETLAAKVGCSRDRLFKSLKILEDAGCISRQSQSNKSFQTVNRYILNGSNPVEGVRQTDTESPSERLPQSVSRTPGVRQADPRCPSDGHRTRDIELEPKNHKNIVGKSAEETAELPLDPVPGEAMPQTQPGETPPPCPYRAIADLWGRVMVPLGKRGVRILSEARQSALRARWRSRGDNPEGPVWPWADLATWEAYFGYVAESKFLVEGRFCDFDWVIKKTNWIKIREGKYHQEGDCR from the coding sequence ATGGAACGGAATATGGTCATAGACAATCGAAAATTCTGGTTTGCCAGGGTGGATATCTCCGTTCTGATGGATGAGGGGATAGACGCATACGCTAAGGCTACCTATGCGGTGCTGTGTGCCTACGCCGGATCTGATCGGGAGTGCTTCCCTAGTGCCGAAACTCTGGCGGCTAAGGTGGGCTGTAGCAGAGACAGGCTTTTTAAGAGCCTGAAAATCCTGGAGGATGCCGGTTGTATCTCTCGTCAGAGCCAGAGCAATAAGTCGTTTCAGACGGTCAATAGGTATATCCTCAACGGCTCAAATCCTGTCGAAGGGGTACGCCAAACGGACACCGAGAGTCCGTCAGAAAGACTCCCGCAGTCCGTCTCACGGACCCCCGGTGTACGCCAGGCGGACCCCCGGTGTCCGTCTGACGGACACAGAACTAGAGACATAGAACTAGAACCAAAGAACCATAAAAACATAGTAGGCAAGTCCGCCGAGGAAACGGCGGAACTTCCCCTCGACCCTGTGCCTGGGGAGGCAATGCCCCAAACCCAACCAGGGGAGACACCACCACCCTGTCCCTATAGGGCAATAGCGGATCTGTGGGGGCGGGTAATGGTTCCTCTAGGCAAACGAGGCGTCCGAATCCTTTCGGAGGCCAGACAATCTGCACTCAGGGCCCGATGGAGGAGTCGAGGAGATAACCCCGAAGGGCCAGTGTGGCCGTGGGCTGATCTTGCCACCTGGGAGGCTTATTTCGGCTATGTGGCCGAAAGCAAGTTTCTCGTGGAGGGTAGATTTTGCGACTTTGACTGGGTGATAAAAAAGACCAACTGGATCAAGATCCGGGAGGGGAAATATCACCAGGAGGGAGACTGCCGATGA
- a CDS encoding helix-turn-helix domain-containing protein encodes MDVVAVETILAELQETRRELSETRQEVQETRRLLEKYHNPNRWISVKEAAEIADVSERQIFRCVKSGEIFSRKFGGSRRVSFASLVAYTAERAAKATA; translated from the coding sequence GTGGACGTTGTTGCGGTGGAAACTATCTTGGCGGAGCTTCAGGAGACACGGCGAGAGCTCAGCGAAACTCGGCAGGAGGTCCAAGAAACCAGGCGTCTCTTGGAGAAATATCACAATCCCAATCGGTGGATATCGGTTAAGGAGGCGGCCGAAATAGCTGATGTCTCGGAGAGACAGATTTTCCGGTGTGTAAAAAGCGGAGAGATATTTTCGAGGAAGTTCGGAGGCAGTCGAAGGGTATCATTCGCCAGCCTAGTTGCCTACACGGCTGAAAGGGCTGCGAAAGCGACCGCATAA
- a CDS encoding DUF1883 domain-containing protein, protein MNFLKNDLGNCTKGQIVEVRLTAAANVRLMDSYNFSAYRSGKKHKYYGGLVKQSPFHIQIPSSGHWYLTVDMQGLRGSTKAGVRILPSHLPEVRNVPLNSIPSLIQRNVPPNTEDNKDIYDVFISHASEDKDDIVRSLANALKGEGLKVWYDDFTLRIGDSLRQKIDNGLRNSRVGLVILSPAFIRKGWTNYELDGIITRSVSGEQTLLPIWHNLTKQDVINFSPSIADKVARSTATSTVEEIASEIADLLHNF, encoded by the coding sequence TTGAATTTCCTTAAAAATGACCTTGGGAATTGCACTAAAGGCCAAATAGTAGAGGTGAGACTCACTGCAGCTGCAAATGTTCGCCTCATGGATAGCTATAATTTTTCGGCATATAGATCAGGTAAAAAACATAAATACTATGGTGGATTAGTGAAGCAAAGCCCATTCCATATCCAAATACCATCCTCTGGGCATTGGTATCTCACTGTAGATATGCAGGGACTTAGAGGATCAACCAAAGCGGGTGTAAGAATCCTACCTTCACATCTTCCAGAAGTTCGTAACGTGCCATTAAATTCCATTCCAAGCCTGATTCAACGTAACGTGCCACCTAACACTGAGGACAATAAGGATATCTACGACGTGTTCATTTCTCACGCATCTGAGGACAAAGACGATATCGTTCGTAGCCTCGCTAATGCCCTTAAGGGAGAGGGTCTTAAAGTTTGGTATGACGATTTCACTTTAAGGATAGGTGACAGTCTGCGCCAAAAAATTGATAACGGCCTTCGGAATAGTCGCGTGGGACTGGTTATCCTGTCTCCGGCCTTCATACGTAAAGGCTGGACAAATTATGAGTTAGATGGAATTATCACCAGATCTGTATCGGGAGAACAGACGCTGCTTCCCATTTGGCATAATTTGACAAAACAAGATGTAATAAATTTCAGTCCATCCATAGCCGATAAAGTAGCCCGCAGTACAGCGACTAGCACAGTGGAGGAAATCGCGTCAGAGATTGCTGATTTACTTCATAACTTTTAG
- a CDS encoding helix-turn-helix domain-containing protein produces the protein MKKGAGGQVREDLSLLGSNISRRRSAKGLSQEDLSNMLKVHPVTISDWETGQHEPKSFALFRLAVALSCSMEDLLVGVVDTDNLGEIQESDHSDLKTLQRRLCDLIGAIEKLHSECDTPEEVMRLLLDVGDNGEINHPENRAFIDLLETLAPLAGEILRSIRRGERIAS, from the coding sequence ATGAAAAAGGGGGCTGGAGGTCAGGTACGGGAAGACCTCTCTCTGTTAGGTAGTAATATTTCTAGGCGAAGGTCTGCAAAGGGCCTTTCTCAAGAAGACCTTAGTAATATGCTTAAGGTGCATCCTGTAACTATCTCTGATTGGGAAACAGGTCAGCATGAACCTAAGTCTTTTGCCTTGTTTAGGCTTGCCGTTGCTTTATCGTGTTCAATGGAAGATCTTCTCGTGGGTGTTGTGGATACAGACAACCTAGGGGAGATCCAAGAGAGTGACCATTCAGACCTCAAAACCCTCCAGCGTCGTCTCTGCGACCTGATCGGAGCCATTGAAAAGCTCCACTCTGAGTGCGACACACCGGAGGAGGTGATGAGACTGTTACTCGACGTCGGAGACAACGGCGAAATCAATCACCCGGAAAACAGGGCCTTTATCGACCTGCTGGAGACCCTAGCTCCTCTGGCCGGGGAAATCCTTCGGTCGATCCGGCGAGGCGAGCGGATAGCTTCGTGA
- a CDS encoding helix-turn-helix transcriptional regulator — MSIGTRIREARNSRGWSQAKLAEKAGVHPVTLSTWENGEKPSLSSLEKLAVALEIPVGFLLEGENRDVSEPTKPSTGILQAMREQTGLSIEEAAALIHLPAEDLEMMEIHEEKADDALKDKLIKAYGKYLAERDGDIQGMGSKPKKGQSEEDLETLLKMLAAEDPDIVLRFRHVAKNATRLAPEDREFLATLFKAALGKITLEDHTDEY, encoded by the coding sequence GTGTCTATCGGCACTAGAATTAGAGAAGCAAGGAATTCTCGGGGATGGTCACAGGCCAAATTAGCTGAAAAAGCTGGAGTTCATCCAGTGACCCTTTCGACATGGGAAAACGGGGAAAAACCGAGCCTTTCTTCCTTAGAAAAGCTAGCTGTAGCACTGGAAATACCAGTCGGTTTCCTCTTAGAAGGGGAAAATCGTGATGTTTCAGAACCCACAAAACCATCCACAGGGATCCTCCAAGCCATGAGGGAGCAAACCGGCCTATCCATCGAGGAGGCGGCTGCCCTCATACATCTACCAGCGGAAGACCTGGAGATGATGGAAATTCACGAAGAAAAGGCAGACGACGCCTTAAAGGACAAACTCATAAAAGCCTATGGGAAATACCTTGCGGAGAGGGACGGCGACATCCAGGGGATGGGATCGAAGCCGAAAAAGGGGCAGAGTGAAGAGGACCTGGAAACCCTGCTCAAGATGCTAGCGGCAGAGGACCCAGACATCGTACTGAGGTTTCGCCACGTAGCAAAGAACGCCACCAGGCTGGCCCCGGAAGACCGGGAGTTCCTGGCGACGCTCTTCAAAGCGGCATTGGGCAAGATCACACTGGAGGACCATACGGATGAATACTGA
- a CDS encoding HNH endonuclease, which translates to MSRRPTNGDPEKLREKLQDLIVNFKSVLETDDLRDKVLELVPASHLLADLGCSLIPRNEASSARERILLYFQTYPLTVIRGDELMIVSGIQDWPRRVRELRVQFGWDIASGVTLAEMDPEDLPPELDRRSKLKPDEYVLLSSNQDRDTAYRWNLANSLRREKISVQDRLLKYLLANVGCPVSGEELRYVANGATEWARRIRELRTEKGWPVVTASTGRPDLPVGSYMLEREEQSPPHDRKITDDVRIKVLKRDGYACTECRWPNVPEVKGDPRHHLELHHVRPHAEGGENSVDNLVTLCNVCHDKIHRR; encoded by the coding sequence TTGTCACGACGACCAACAAACGGAGACCCGGAGAAGCTACGAGAAAAACTTCAGGATCTCATCGTCAACTTCAAATCCGTTCTGGAAACTGATGATCTACGGGATAAGGTTCTTGAACTTGTCCCTGCTTCACATCTTTTGGCCGACTTGGGCTGTTCTTTAATCCCAAGAAACGAAGCATCGTCAGCTCGGGAAAGGATCCTCCTCTATTTCCAAACGTATCCGCTCACGGTTATACGAGGCGACGAACTCATGATAGTGTCGGGAATCCAGGATTGGCCCCGTCGTGTCCGAGAGTTGAGAGTACAATTCGGCTGGGACATCGCCTCTGGCGTGACACTCGCCGAAATGGATCCGGAGGACCTGCCGCCCGAACTGGACAGGAGAAGCAAACTCAAACCAGACGAATACGTTCTCCTTTCCTCTAATCAGGACCGAGATACCGCCTATCGCTGGAATTTAGCCAACTCCCTGCGTCGCGAAAAGATTTCGGTCCAAGACCGTCTCCTGAAGTACCTTCTCGCAAACGTGGGATGCCCTGTCTCCGGCGAAGAACTCCGTTACGTCGCCAACGGTGCCACAGAGTGGGCCCGACGCATCCGCGAACTGAGAACTGAAAAGGGATGGCCAGTTGTAACGGCTTCCACCGGACGCCCCGACCTTCCTGTCGGATCTTATATGCTCGAGCGAGAGGAACAGAGTCCTCCCCATGACCGCAAGATCACCGACGATGTCCGCATAAAGGTACTGAAACGAGACGGCTATGCCTGCACAGAATGCAGGTGGCCTAATGTACCTGAGGTAAAGGGGGATCCCCGGCATCATCTGGAACTACACCATGTACGTCCTCACGCCGAGGGGGGCGAAAATTCGGTGGATAACCTGGTCACTCTCTGCAACGTCTGTCACGACAAAATCCACAGACGATGA
- a CDS encoding DNA cytosine methyltransferase has product MLYQNINDNLDRPTFIDLFAGAGGLSLGFREAGFRSVFAVENDKSSAESYGANFPEATVFNGDIESIGFFPDMEGLKNIAVDLVIGGPPCQGFSPLGKMSVGKGRKDRHEVMNALCMRILQAIRQLRPQAFVMENVPQFLKSEEFMAFSELASAEGYSLSPGILNAAEYGVPQKRRRGFTVGILNGEPSLPAAPGIFRNVADAIGDLPIEPTESDLHFGRNPTSKSLERYRIIPPGGSRFDLMERRPDLCPKCWLNKPTGSTDVFGRLKWNEPSLTIRTEFFKPEKGRYLHPEADRPITHREAARLQSFPDEFEFCGSKIEIARQIGNAVPPLLAYYVATHVLSLIGREDAVRKWDPFLKEELMSKTG; this is encoded by the coding sequence ATGCTTTATCAAAATATTAACGATAACTTAGACCGTCCTACTTTCATAGATCTTTTTGCCGGTGCTGGAGGGCTTTCATTGGGATTCAGAGAGGCTGGCTTTCGCTCGGTTTTCGCCGTCGAGAACGACAAGTCATCCGCCGAATCATACGGTGCAAACTTTCCAGAAGCCACGGTTTTTAACGGCGACATCGAGTCAATAGGATTTTTCCCTGATATGGAAGGTCTTAAAAACATTGCGGTAGATTTGGTTATAGGTGGACCTCCCTGTCAGGGGTTTTCTCCTTTAGGGAAGATGAGCGTAGGCAAAGGTCGCAAGGATCGTCACGAAGTAATGAACGCTCTATGCATGCGTATTCTCCAGGCAATTCGACAACTGAGGCCCCAAGCATTCGTGATGGAAAATGTTCCTCAGTTCCTCAAGTCTGAAGAATTCATGGCTTTTTCCGAGTTGGCATCCGCGGAAGGCTATTCGCTTTCTCCAGGCATCCTTAACGCCGCCGAGTATGGAGTCCCCCAAAAGAGACGACGAGGTTTCACCGTGGGCATTCTCAACGGAGAACCTTCCCTGCCAGCGGCTCCGGGGATCTTTAGAAATGTGGCGGACGCCATAGGAGATCTGCCGATCGAGCCTACGGAATCGGACCTTCACTTCGGTCGGAACCCGACATCCAAATCACTGGAACGATATCGGATCATCCCTCCCGGAGGAAGCCGCTTCGATCTCATGGAGAGAAGACCCGATCTTTGTCCAAAGTGCTGGCTAAACAAACCCACTGGGAGCACGGATGTTTTCGGACGCCTCAAATGGAACGAACCATCGCTGACCATTCGGACAGAGTTCTTCAAGCCAGAAAAGGGACGGTATCTCCATCCCGAGGCAGATCGTCCAATAACACACAGAGAAGCAGCTAGACTCCAAAGCTTCCCAGACGAGTTCGAGTTTTGCGGGAGCAAGATTGAGATTGCAAGACAGATTGGAAACGCCGTTCCACCTCTCTTGGCTTATTATGTGGCCACTCACGTCTTGTCCTTGATCGGACGTGAAGATGCCGTTCGCAAATGGGATCCATTCCTGAAAGAAGAGCTCATGTCCAAGACAGGATAG
- a CDS encoding ImmA/IrrE family metallo-endopeptidase — MTNNGTRIRAMARTLLERYGLERTIPIRLSALCRRLGIEICHSKAKHIDGTLLTHGDRKIILVSTTLPYERRRFTVAHELGHYVLGHRKVAFSLDSPDSWIVREEQAANAFAAELLMPKTALQAIHYKHDTKQLAQIFGVSPLAMQIRLGEFLK, encoded by the coding sequence ATGACGAACAACGGAACCAGGATCCGGGCAATGGCCCGGACCCTGCTAGAGAGATACGGATTGGAACGAACGATCCCCATCCGACTCAGCGCATTATGCCGGAGGCTGGGGATCGAAATATGTCACAGCAAAGCCAAACACATCGACGGCACACTACTCACTCACGGAGACCGAAAGATTATCCTTGTCTCCACCACCCTTCCTTACGAACGCCGTCGCTTCACAGTGGCCCACGAACTAGGACATTACGTCCTCGGCCACCGAAAGGTCGCCTTCTCCCTCGACAGCCCCGACTCCTGGATCGTCAGGGAAGAACAGGCCGCCAACGCTTTTGCGGCGGAACTACTCATGCCCAAGACAGCCCTTCAAGCAATCCACTACAAGCACGACACAAAGCAACTGGCTCAGATCTTCGGCGTCAGCCCTCTGGCTATGCAGATCAGGCTAGGGGAGTTTTTAAAATAA
- a CDS encoding ATP-binding protein, with protein sequence MKEYKINIDPRILELLGPNLYTNIYYVLAELIANAYDADAKNVYIIAGRDDIRVEDDGHGMSYSSGDISKYLNVAGVSRTNEEDSFSKSGSRRKMGRKGVGKLAALSVSENVDVMTIADGEKSGFVLSRRPEEGNRLKALPETDIIFENIIEHGTAIVMRTPQYRLHKTLEAIKRNLLKIFPLVNADFRIHIVRGTESEIIDDFDENIMNELGTLITLGEDFSSLCNLVPDLYPDRRSELITAKEAEIIHLTMKDNRGTEHVYDLDIKGWIGTYKTTRGKKVEATDFPDNFISLFANKKMGEFNILPMIGQNKLSEVYVVGQLHVDLFELSELPDMALSNRQGYKSDDPRYEAVLTYIREKLLSDILKKRNLFADLGKAKKKKQHLDSQRRNEEELRHALDAFRKNASENAAQNISELISGVDTDVIQKVIEQSISDNSPDLGLKSIVDSQKKKILISQTYPDKPFADIVYQMLLFNNVPAEDILYTNCDDEDCRVPEGTSVYGYLRDFFVESYSNQKIYVLFITSQNTKQSWGAITEVGASWITKIDHKIFNIPPFRPEHPLDDEKQWQSTNREETTGKLWMTPLSSDIFCQKIEHVCHILGYHKNTRVKNKEYLKTLISIR encoded by the coding sequence GTGAAAGAATACAAGATAAATATTGACCCACGAATCTTAGAGTTATTAGGCCCTAACTTATACACGAATATTTACTACGTGTTAGCGGAATTGATCGCCAACGCCTACGATGCGGATGCCAAGAACGTTTATATAATCGCAGGCAGGGACGACATTAGAGTCGAGGATGACGGACACGGAATGTCCTACTCTTCGGGGGATATTTCAAAATATTTGAACGTAGCTGGTGTATCCAGAACCAATGAAGAGGATTCTTTCTCTAAGTCCGGGTCTCGACGGAAAATGGGCAGAAAGGGCGTGGGAAAATTGGCGGCCTTATCAGTTTCCGAGAATGTCGATGTAATGACAATCGCCGACGGAGAAAAATCCGGATTCGTCCTCTCCCGAAGACCAGAAGAAGGAAACCGGCTGAAGGCCCTTCCAGAAACTGACATCATATTCGAGAATATCATCGAACATGGTACCGCCATCGTTATGCGAACCCCTCAATATCGACTTCACAAGACTCTCGAAGCAATAAAAAGGAATCTTCTAAAGATATTTCCCCTAGTGAATGCCGATTTCCGGATACATATCGTTCGCGGAACAGAGTCAGAGATCATTGACGATTTCGACGAGAACATTATGAACGAACTAGGCACACTCATTACTCTCGGGGAAGATTTTTCGTCCTTGTGCAATCTGGTTCCAGATTTATATCCTGATAGGCGATCGGAATTGATCACTGCAAAGGAAGCAGAAATCATCCATCTGACTATGAAAGATAATAGAGGAACCGAACATGTTTATGATTTAGATATAAAGGGCTGGATAGGCACTTATAAAACGACTAGAGGCAAAAAAGTCGAGGCTACAGATTTCCCGGACAACTTCATTTCTTTGTTTGCAAATAAAAAAATGGGAGAATTCAACATTCTTCCGATGATCGGACAAAACAAATTAAGTGAAGTCTATGTGGTCGGGCAGCTTCATGTTGATCTTTTCGAATTAAGCGAACTACCCGACATGGCATTGAGCAATAGGCAGGGTTACAAGTCAGATGATCCACGCTACGAAGCCGTTCTAACGTATATTAGAGAAAAATTACTCTCCGACATACTTAAAAAAAGAAACCTGTTTGCCGATCTAGGCAAGGCGAAAAAAAAGAAACAACATCTTGATTCGCAAAGAAGAAATGAAGAAGAATTACGACACGCATTAGATGCGTTTCGTAAAAATGCCAGTGAAAACGCTGCTCAAAATATTTCAGAATTAATCTCTGGCGTTGACACCGACGTAATTCAAAAAGTAATAGAACAGTCAATCAGTGACAATAGCCCTGATTTGGGATTGAAAAGTATCGTAGACTCGCAGAAAAAGAAAATACTGATAAGCCAGACGTACCCCGACAAACCTTTCGCAGATATCGTATATCAAATGCTCCTGTTCAACAATGTTCCTGCCGAAGATATTCTTTACACCAACTGCGACGATGAAGATTGCCGCGTACCAGAGGGGACCAGCGTATACGGTTATCTCAGAGATTTCTTCGTGGAAAGTTATTCCAATCAAAAAATTTATGTTCTCTTCATTACCAGTCAAAATACGAAGCAATCTTGGGGAGCCATCACCGAAGTTGGCGCATCTTGGATCACGAAAATCGATCACAAGATCTTCAACATTCCCCCTTTCAGACCGGAACATCCTCTTGATGACGAAAAACAATGGCAGAGCACCAACAGAGAGGAAACAACAGGCAAGTTATGGATGACACCACTTAGTTCAGATATTTTTTGTCAAAAAATCGAACATGTCTGCCACATCTTGGGGTATCATAAAAACACACGAGTAAAAAACAAAGAATACCTAAAGACATTAATCTCCATAAGATAA
- a CDS encoding DNA cytosine methyltransferase gives MKKGISVVDLFCGAGGLTHGFIKEGFRVRAGIDIDDACRYPFETNNDGAKFIASDIRELSADDLIGLYPKDDIKILVGCAPCQPFSNYTKGDRKKDGKWKLLYAFADLIKGVDPEVFSMENVPDLVRRFGKEGVYSDFVSSLSDRYEISSYVVHCSEYGIPQRRTRLVLFGSKRGRIELMPPSHDSRSFRTVRDAIGHLPPLAAGEVSNKDPLHRVANLSETNLKRIRQSKPGGSWQDWDNELVAECHRKKTGTSYMAVYGRMRWDEPAPTMTTLCFGYGNGRFGHPEQDRAISLREAAIFQTFPQSYSFVPPGKKYHFKTIGRLIGNAVPVDLGRLVAQSIARHLETTS, from the coding sequence ATGAAGAAAGGAATCTCGGTAGTAGACCTCTTTTGCGGAGCTGGCGGCCTAACCCACGGATTTATCAAAGAGGGGTTTCGCGTACGAGCAGGGATCGATATTGATGATGCTTGTAGATATCCTTTCGAAACCAACAATGACGGAGCTAAGTTCATCGCCTCTGATATCCGAGAGTTATCAGCGGACGATCTAATCGGGCTATACCCCAAGGATGACATAAAGATTCTCGTCGGATGTGCTCCATGCCAGCCTTTTTCCAATTACACAAAAGGAGACAGGAAAAAAGACGGCAAATGGAAACTACTATATGCCTTTGCCGACCTGATAAAGGGAGTGGACCCAGAAGTCTTTTCCATGGAGAACGTCCCCGACCTGGTTAGGAGATTTGGGAAAGAAGGTGTCTACTCCGATTTCGTCTCATCTCTTTCTGATAGGTATGAAATAAGTTCCTACGTGGTACATTGCTCCGAATATGGGATTCCTCAAAGAAGAACTCGTTTGGTTCTTTTCGGTTCAAAAAGAGGACGTATCGAACTTATGCCCCCAAGTCACGACTCTAGATCATTTAGAACCGTGAGAGACGCAATAGGACACTTGCCACCGTTGGCTGCTGGGGAGGTAAGTAACAAAGACCCGCTCCACAGGGTGGCTAATTTATCAGAGACCAACCTCAAGCGTATTAGGCAGTCCAAGCCTGGAGGATCCTGGCAGGATTGGGACAACGAGCTAGTAGCAGAATGCCACAGAAAAAAAACTGGAACATCGTATATGGCTGTATACGGACGTATGCGCTGGGATGAACCAGCCCCTACTATGACGACTCTTTGTTTTGGATATGGGAACGGTAGATTCGGGCATCCAGAACAAGATAGAGCCATTTCTTTGAGGGAAGCTGCTATCTTCCAGACATTCCCACAGAGCTATTCTTTTGTTCCTCCAGGGAAAAAGTACCATTTTAAGACGATCGGGAGATTGATAGGTAACGCCGTCCCCGTTGACCTAGGTCGGCTGGTAGCTCAAAGCATCGCTCGACATTTAGAAACGACATCATGA